GCTCCCCTGTAAGTCCTTAAATAAAACATTTATAAAAAAAATTAGACCCTAATCAGATAAACTCCGACTAGAGCCTTGGTTAAAAAAATTATTTTTTAACATTCCATGTTAACTCTTTTAATTCTTTTCCTGGTCTAAAAACAGTAACACCATGACTATCAACTGGAATTATTTCACCGGTTTTTGGGTTTCTAGCTTTCTCTCTGGCCTTTCTTGTTTTAACTTCAAAAGTACCAAAACCTCTTAATTCCACAACCTTAGAGTCAACTAGAGCATTTTTTACTTCATCAAAGAAGTTGTCAATAATCGCATGAATATCTTTTTTATTTACATCAACAGATTCATAAATATTATTAACTATTTCAGCTTTAGTAAGTTTCACTAATAAACCCGATTTTTAAGCGTTTATACCAGCTAATGCTGCGCTCATTCTTGATTTTTTTCTTGCAACTGTATTTTTGTGAAAAATACCTTTACCAGCTGCAGAATCAAGCATTTTAACAGAAAGCTTGAATTTTTCTTCAGCTACTTCCTTGTTATTATCCTTTAAAGCAACTTCAAATGCTTTAATAGCAGTTTTACAACTACTCTTAACAGTTCTGTTTCTAAGTCTTCTTGAAACATTTTGTCTCTGTCTCTTTGCTGCATTTAAATTATTTGGCAAAATAGACCTCCATTTTTCTTTTTTTTATTCAAAACAAAGCAATTATCTAAAATCGCTAGGTTTTCTCTCAACTCTTTTACATTTTTCACACTCAGCGTGGTGCTTCATTCTACCTGCAGAAAATACAGACTTCATTTTAACTTCACCGCCACATGGACATTCAAATTTATGAGTTCCTGATCCAATACGGGCATTTTTACTTGCTTGCGCCATAAAACATCTCCTTATATTTGCAAATGGATATTACTCAAAATAGTCATCAATGTCAATAAAACATCTATTCTACTTCGAATTTTATAATTTCCCACTTACCTTTAATTTTTTTATATCTGTAAAAGGAACTTTAATAAAGCTCCTATCATAGCCAGAAACAGTTATAGTCTTAGAAAAGATATTAACTTCATCTATGTTATATAAATCCT
Above is a genomic segment from Thiospirochaeta perfilievii containing:
- a CDS encoding HU family DNA-binding protein, which produces MKLTKAEIVNNIYESVDVNKKDIHAIIDNFFDEVKNALVDSKVVELRGFGTFEVKTRKAREKARNPKTGEIIPVDSHGVTVFRPGKELKELTWNVKK
- the rpsT gene encoding 30S ribosomal protein S20, whose product is MPNNLNAAKRQRQNVSRRLRNRTVKSSCKTAIKAFEVALKDNNKEVAEEKFKLSVKMLDSAAGKGIFHKNTVARKKSRMSAALAGINA